The proteins below come from a single Candidatus Cloacimonadota bacterium genomic window:
- a CDS encoding DUF4932 domain-containing protein — MRIRLDQRLELLLTAMFISDYDTKGFCVDPEDEHAREALEKFGSFVAHPAVANISRVWGTEIDCSSPPHYALTLTEDIKLDPTFNLDQVRENLVPNADLSRFTADLRGFHRKADFTLHFSQLQSRLAPWLEKLNDLIARRPVQHILEHYLGQELPATEVLLCTLTRPFLSVTVSGTRGETLYCLCSRKWLEIAEQKDSLERILISAIWHEFSHHEINPLTFGLYDNLNKLNQEQVNWCCALNESIINAITIRLLLQEEVISEKHTDWMVKNAELNKAPQTRAVLDLLLDYEQNRSRYPDISSIHPRLVKAVGPPPR, encoded by the coding sequence ATGAGGATCAGATTGGATCAACGACTCGAATTGCTTTTAACGGCCATGTTCATATCGGACTATGATACCAAGGGTTTCTGCGTTGATCCTGAAGACGAACATGCTCGCGAGGCGCTTGAGAAATTTGGCAGTTTCGTAGCACATCCAGCCGTGGCCAATATCAGCCGGGTGTGGGGTACGGAAATTGACTGTAGCTCCCCACCCCATTACGCTTTGACGCTTACCGAAGACATAAAGCTGGACCCCACCTTCAACTTGGACCAAGTTCGGGAAAATCTGGTTCCAAACGCTGATCTGAGCAGATTCACGGCTGACCTGCGCGGCTTCCATCGTAAAGCGGATTTCACCCTGCATTTCAGTCAACTTCAGTCGCGTCTGGCGCCCTGGCTGGAGAAGCTGAACGATCTGATAGCCCGAAGGCCGGTTCAGCATATCCTGGAACACTATCTGGGGCAGGAGCTTCCGGCTACGGAGGTGTTGTTGTGCACTCTGACCAGGCCATTTTTGTCCGTCACTGTTTCAGGGACTCGCGGAGAGACTTTGTATTGTCTGTGCAGCAGGAAATGGCTGGAGATCGCTGAGCAGAAAGACAGCCTGGAACGCATCCTGATTTCAGCGATCTGGCATGAATTTTCCCACCATGAAATCAACCCGCTCACTTTCGGGCTGTATGATAACCTGAATAAATTGAACCAAGAACAGGTGAACTGGTGCTGCGCCCTGAACGAAAGCATAATTAATGCTATTACCATCCGATTGCTGCTACAGGAGGAGGTCATTTCCGAAAAGCACACTGACTGGATGGTGAAGAACGCTGAACTAAACAAGGCACCACAAACCCGCGCCGTGCTTGATCTGCTGCTCGATTATGAACAAAACCGGTCCAGGTATCCAGACATCTCTTCCATCCACCCGCGACTGGTGAAGGCAGTAGGACCCCCACCCCGGTAG
- a CDS encoding YraN family protein, whose product MQQQKAKEIFHVGEDLAAKFLANKGYAIVARNFRASTGEIDIIATRDDLLVFVEVKTRSKHSIKQALMNVSFTKRKRITLTAQRYTIQHPECVKSRIRFDLIVVLYFCHTDSYQIEHLEDAFLPEL is encoded by the coding sequence ATGCAACAGCAAAAAGCAAAAGAAATATTCCATGTTGGGGAGGATCTTGCCGCCAAATTTCTGGCTAACAAGGGCTATGCCATCGTTGCCAGGAATTTCAGGGCGAGCACTGGCGAGATCGATATCATCGCCACCCGTGACGACCTTTTGGTCTTCGTGGAGGTCAAAACCCGCTCCAAACACTCTATCAAACAAGCCTTGATGAATGTATCTTTCACCAAGCGCAAACGTATAACGCTAACTGCTCAGCGCTATACTATTCAACATCCTGAATGTGTCAAGTCAAGAATAAGGTTCGATTTGATAGTGGTGTTGTATTTTTGCCACACCGACAGCTATCAGATTGAACACCTTGAAGATGCGTTTTTGCCCGAATTGTGA
- a CDS encoding GWxTD domain-containing protein — protein MKNTKASLLCLALASLAGTATADSFNMHVSPQRFLDKDKNTIINVDYQIPYGNLWFLAQKGGYFAELNLQVEMVVDNQIIYSQTFRDNVGISDKNDARSNKSYLNRLTFSVESEPYLLRLNAKDINSRKTATWTYQVTPLGEQDLLSDLELCSYAKPDSSSFLERFHRGGILYQTQPSLIFDKTESEDLTIYFETYKPEGLADETGLLVLTVSKDSVMVFDQFLDYIPTSSIEGVSLRIPLEKLNPGKYTGSVEFQLGDFSQEKQFEFFLTEPKQEQFCVFTDPEDDFRLLKYFTGATSTSDWKTYDLDTKRRYLSQKWKALAGAGNMNTQTMLDQISERVDYANYYYSHFERGWTSDMGRIHIRRGKPDDIEVGTSSDEARFVRKDYQIWKYQGRQKAVYLFLDIQMNGNYRLIYVEGDQRESSNPDYLYYLGDDFDTRKLYN, from the coding sequence ATGAAGAATACTAAAGCATCACTGCTTTGTCTGGCTTTGGCCAGCCTGGCAGGGACGGCTACAGCTGACTCTTTCAACATGCATGTGTCCCCGCAGCGCTTTTTGGACAAGGATAAAAACACCATTATCAACGTCGATTACCAGATCCCTTACGGAAATCTTTGGTTCCTTGCCCAAAAAGGCGGTTATTTTGCTGAGTTGAACCTGCAGGTTGAGATGGTGGTTGACAATCAAATTATCTATAGCCAAACCTTCCGCGACAATGTTGGAATCTCGGATAAAAACGACGCCCGCTCCAACAAAAGCTATCTCAACCGGTTGACCTTCAGCGTGGAAAGCGAGCCCTACCTTCTGCGCCTGAACGCGAAAGACATCAATTCAAGAAAAACCGCCACCTGGACCTACCAGGTCACTCCACTGGGCGAACAGGATCTGCTCAGCGACTTGGAATTATGCAGTTACGCGAAGCCTGACAGCAGCAGTTTTCTGGAGCGGTTTCACCGTGGCGGAATCCTCTACCAGACCCAGCCATCGCTGATCTTCGATAAAACGGAGAGCGAAGACCTCACCATCTATTTTGAGACTTACAAGCCGGAAGGCCTGGCTGACGAAACCGGGCTGCTGGTTCTGACCGTATCAAAAGACAGCGTGATGGTGTTTGACCAGTTTCTGGACTACATACCGACCTCCAGCATCGAAGGAGTTTCCCTGCGCATCCCTCTGGAAAAGTTGAACCCAGGCAAATACACGGGATCGGTGGAATTTCAACTTGGGGACTTCAGCCAGGAAAAACAGTTCGAGTTTTTCCTGACAGAGCCCAAGCAGGAGCAGTTCTGCGTTTTTACCGATCCCGAGGATGATTTCAGGCTACTCAAATACTTCACAGGAGCCACCTCGACCAGCGATTGGAAAACCTATGATCTTGATACAAAGCGAAGATACCTGAGTCAAAAATGGAAAGCCCTGGCCGGAGCAGGCAATATGAACACTCAAACCATGCTCGACCAGATCAGCGAAAGGGTTGACTACGCGAACTACTATTACAGCCATTTTGAGCGGGGCTGGACCTCTGACATGGGCCGCATCCACATCCGCAGGGGCAAACCCGATGATATAGAAGTAGGCACCTCTTCTGATGAAGCCCGCTTCGTTCGCAAAGACTATCAGATATGGAAATACCAGGGCAGGCAAAAAGCGGTTTACCTCTTCCTGGACATTCAGATGAACGGCAATTACCGCCTGATTTACGTCGAGGGTGATCAGAGGGAAAGTTCGAATCCGGATTACCTCTATTACCTGGGGGACGACTTCGACACCAGAAAACTCTACAATTGA
- a CDS encoding DNA polymerase III subunit alpha — MSFVHLHNHTQYSLLDGACRVDRMVALAKEYGMPAVAITDHGNLYGVIDFYKQTTKAGLKPIIGMEAYIINGELDSEHNKNDNRYHLILLAQNYTGYKNLMMLSSISFIDGFYYKPRISKSLLEKHSEGLICLSACIQGEIASLLANNREDEAREAVKWHQRVFGDRYFLEIQDHGLGLEREVMPALIKLAKEMNQPLVLTNDCHYLHKEDNEAHDILLCIQTAKTFNDPDRMRYNTEQLYFKSPEEMKQLFPEEPEAYANTLKIADMIDLELKYDKFLLPEIETPPEFEDMGCYLRALCEEAAKEKYPEMTDEVRKRIDFELDVIHRMGFDGYYLVVKDLIDNARKQGVPVGPGRGSGAGSIIAYLLDIVQIDPIRYGLLFERFLNPDRISMPDFDIDFCAQKRGMVIDYIVQKYGRNSVTQIITFSTLGAKSVIKDVARVLMVPATEANNITKTIPSNKTLEEAYKESPDFRHLIDNNELYQSIYKHSIVLEGLIRQTGIHAAGLVIAPGDLKEYIPLTCSNQKDSDTNILMQYEGKWLDELKFLKMDILGLKTLTIIQKTVDLVRQSHGVELDIDHLDLSDKKVYKLLGNGDTDGVFQFESDGMRKYLIDLKPNQFEDLIAMVALYRPGPMKFIDTYIARKHKREKMVYDHPVMEQILKETYGVTVYQEQVMRIAIEMAKFTRGQADTLRKAMSKKSLDTLMQLKQLFTKGATANGVQSKIADKIWNDWLDFAQYAFNKSHATCYALVAYRTAWLKAHYPVEFMAALLSLEDDPAKVPIKIEVCNAMGIKILPPNLNRSDKEFTVRGKEVMFGLRAIKNIGDAAIDAIVEDRQNNGHYTSIYNFCSRLDSSAVNKTVLESLIASGSMDDLEGSRAQKWAVIEQALSFNTGAQRDKKIGQTSLFDLITTDSDTEEYYPPLPVEEPWSYADQLEKEKEVLGFYLGGHPLNEYRSLVKYLTNANSQSIKSSSGKDLVLTGIVSGISRKRDNKGNPYAFVEFEDLSGRFEVALFNQDYEKHFSKLATGKIFFVFGNRSGYNSNEDSMPRISPTDLVPLDELPQSLRGEIRLNLTLARLSEEFVDEYQTHTETNRGGFAIKTSITTNEGDSYLLEAQRKIFPSNDFLQWLEEKQYDFSLRVASNGKSG; from the coding sequence ATGTCATTTGTACACTTACACAACCACACCCAGTACAGCCTGTTGGACGGTGCTTGCCGGGTTGACAGGATGGTAGCGCTGGCCAAGGAATACGGCATGCCGGCTGTAGCTATCACAGACCACGGCAACCTGTACGGAGTGATAGATTTTTACAAACAAACCACCAAAGCTGGTTTGAAGCCGATCATAGGCATGGAAGCCTACATCATCAACGGCGAACTGGACAGCGAGCACAACAAAAACGACAACCGCTACCACCTGATTTTGCTGGCGCAGAACTACACCGGCTACAAAAACCTGATGATGCTCTCCTCCATCTCTTTCATCGACGGTTTTTACTACAAGCCACGGATCAGCAAATCGCTACTGGAAAAGCACAGCGAAGGCCTGATCTGCCTCAGCGCCTGCATTCAGGGCGAAATCGCCTCCCTGCTGGCCAACAACCGGGAAGACGAAGCCCGGGAAGCCGTGAAATGGCATCAGAGGGTCTTTGGAGACCGATATTTCCTGGAAATCCAGGACCATGGGCTGGGGCTTGAGCGCGAAGTGATGCCGGCTTTGATCAAACTGGCCAAAGAGATGAACCAGCCGCTGGTACTCACCAACGACTGCCACTATTTGCATAAGGAAGACAACGAAGCCCACGACATCCTGCTCTGCATCCAGACGGCAAAAACCTTCAACGACCCAGACCGCATGAGATATAACACGGAGCAGCTCTACTTCAAAAGCCCCGAAGAGATGAAACAGCTGTTTCCGGAAGAACCTGAGGCCTATGCCAACACGCTGAAGATCGCCGACATGATCGATCTGGAGCTGAAATACGACAAGTTCCTGCTGCCCGAAATCGAGACCCCGCCGGAGTTTGAGGACATGGGCTGCTATCTCCGCGCGCTCTGCGAAGAGGCGGCAAAAGAAAAGTATCCTGAAATGACTGATGAAGTGCGGAAACGCATTGATTTCGAGCTGGATGTGATCCACCGCATGGGCTTTGATGGATATTACCTGGTGGTGAAAGACCTGATCGACAATGCCCGCAAACAAGGTGTTCCGGTGGGTCCGGGACGCGGTTCCGGCGCCGGCAGCATCATCGCTTATCTGCTTGATATCGTGCAAATCGATCCCATCCGCTACGGCCTGCTCTTTGAGCGTTTCCTCAATCCAGACCGCATCAGCATGCCGGATTTCGACATCGATTTCTGCGCCCAGAAACGCGGCATGGTGATCGACTACATCGTGCAGAAATACGGCCGCAACAGCGTTACCCAGATCATCACCTTCAGCACCCTGGGAGCCAAATCCGTGATCAAGGATGTGGCCAGAGTGCTGATGGTGCCTGCTACTGAAGCCAATAATATCACCAAGACCATCCCCTCCAACAAGACTTTAGAGGAGGCCTATAAAGAATCTCCGGATTTCCGACACCTAATTGACAATAACGAGCTCTATCAAAGCATCTACAAACACAGCATCGTGCTGGAAGGGTTGATCCGCCAGACCGGCATCCACGCCGCCGGGCTGGTGATCGCGCCGGGCGACCTCAAAGAATACATTCCGCTCACCTGCAGCAACCAGAAAGATTCCGACACCAACATCCTGATGCAGTACGAAGGAAAATGGCTGGACGAACTGAAGTTCCTCAAAATGGACATCCTGGGGCTGAAAACCCTCACCATTATCCAAAAAACGGTAGATTTGGTGCGCCAGTCCCACGGTGTGGAACTGGACATCGACCACCTTGACCTCAGCGATAAGAAGGTGTACAAGCTTCTTGGCAATGGGGATACGGACGGCGTTTTCCAGTTTGAAAGCGACGGCATGCGCAAATATCTTATCGACCTGAAGCCAAACCAGTTTGAAGACCTGATCGCCATGGTGGCGCTTTACCGGCCCGGCCCGATGAAATTCATCGATACCTATATAGCGCGCAAACACAAGCGGGAAAAAATGGTTTACGACCATCCCGTGATGGAGCAAATCCTGAAGGAAACCTATGGTGTCACCGTTTACCAGGAACAGGTGATGCGGATTGCCATCGAGATGGCCAAATTCACCCGGGGCCAGGCCGACACGCTACGCAAGGCAATGAGCAAGAAGAGTCTGGACACGCTGATGCAGCTTAAACAGCTTTTTACCAAAGGGGCAACCGCCAACGGCGTGCAAAGCAAGATTGCGGACAAGATTTGGAATGACTGGCTGGATTTCGCGCAATATGCCTTCAACAAAAGCCACGCCACCTGCTACGCTTTGGTTGCTTACCGAACAGCCTGGCTGAAAGCTCACTATCCTGTGGAATTCATGGCCGCGTTGCTTTCTCTGGAAGACGACCCGGCCAAGGTGCCGATTAAGATTGAAGTCTGCAACGCCATGGGCATCAAAATCTTGCCGCCAAACCTGAACCGTAGCGACAAAGAATTCACCGTGCGTGGAAAAGAGGTGATGTTTGGCCTCAGGGCCATCAAAAACATAGGCGACGCAGCCATCGACGCGATCGTGGAAGACCGGCAGAATAATGGCCATTATACCAGTATCTACAATTTCTGCAGCCGGCTGGACAGCAGCGCAGTGAACAAGACCGTGCTGGAAAGCCTGATCGCCAGCGGCTCTATGGATGATCTGGAGGGCAGCCGGGCCCAAAAATGGGCTGTGATCGAACAAGCCCTGTCTTTCAACACCGGAGCGCAAAGAGACAAAAAGATAGGCCAGACCTCACTATTTGACCTTATCACCACCGACAGCGACACTGAGGAATATTATCCCCCTCTACCGGTGGAAGAGCCCTGGAGCTATGCCGACCAACTGGAAAAGGAAAAGGAAGTTCTGGGTTTCTATCTGGGCGGACATCCGCTCAATGAATACCGCAGCTTGGTGAAATACCTCACCAATGCCAACTCGCAGAGCATCAAAAGCTCCAGTGGCAAAGACCTGGTGCTGACGGGCATCGTTTCCGGCATTTCCCGCAAACGTGACAACAAGGGCAACCCCTACGCTTTTGTCGAGTTTGAGGACCTCAGCGGACGCTTTGAGGTGGCGCTGTTCAACCAAGATTACGAAAAACACTTCTCCAAGCTGGCCACCGGCAAAATCTTCTTCGTTTTCGGCAACCGTTCCGGCTACAACAGCAACGAGGACAGCATGCCGCGGATCAGCCCCACAGACTTGGTCCCGCTGGATGAATTGCCCCAGAGCCTGCGGGGCGAAATTCGCCTCAATTTGACCTTGGCAAGGCTTTCCGAAGAATTCGTGGACGAGTATCAAACGCACACCGAGACAAACCGGGGCGGCTTCGCGATCAAGACCAGCATCACAACGAACGAAGGCGACAGCTATCTGCTGGAAGCTCAAAGGAAGATCTTCCCCAGCAACGATTTCTTACAGTGGCTGGAGGAAAAACAATACGATTTCAGCCTCCGGGTGGCAAGCAATGGTAAAAGCGGCTAA
- a CDS encoding YjbH domain-containing protein produces MKKVILSVIVLAAVIGIIEAAPFQTMGLLRTPDAYVIPHKSAQLVLAGYYRNVEKPSYVDMDKNGLNFYGMLGVGLFDRVQMDFFGGDYVYFLNAKVKLLQETPKFPQIAIGMDNIFSPINRRRAQDYKPYWDPEIGEDGAPSAVYDPHDLGWIDHPDKTDYEHFSPYIVASKQVVMGGIDWMFNAGFGSNRYTGQVPRSRFFSGFFTSVEISPWDNFAIQGEYDGKDFNAGLKYSYKNFGIRLGAEAVEDMAKGSEGNGYENNLRIALGLSYLFDRYSDKNATIRPDLSLYATSIGTEPVVVTTEPVAVAPTESGKPSEVAIVTPGTQLPTPGIVEASAYKELSPEVKDLLAELRLLREERQKAQKALEDLRKWLQELKEENQ; encoded by the coding sequence ATGAAAAAAGTTATATTGAGTGTAATTGTTCTGGCAGCCGTGATCGGTATCATAGAAGCTGCGCCGTTCCAAACGATGGGATTATTGCGCACGCCAGACGCGTATGTTATTCCACACAAATCGGCACAACTGGTTCTGGCAGGCTATTACAGGAACGTGGAAAAGCCTTCTTACGTTGATATGGACAAGAATGGGCTAAATTTCTACGGTATGCTGGGGGTGGGACTATTCGACCGGGTCCAGATGGATTTCTTCGGCGGTGATTACGTTTATTTCCTCAACGCCAAGGTCAAGCTTTTGCAGGAAACGCCCAAGTTCCCTCAAATCGCTATTGGCATGGACAACATCTTCTCGCCAATCAACCGGCGTCGAGCCCAGGATTACAAACCCTATTGGGATCCTGAAATAGGTGAAGATGGCGCTCCTTCCGCTGTATATGATCCCCATGATTTGGGCTGGATTGATCATCCTGACAAAACAGACTACGAGCATTTCTCCCCCTACATCGTCGCCTCCAAGCAGGTGGTGATGGGCGGCATCGACTGGATGTTCAACGCGGGATTCGGATCAAACAGATATACTGGACAGGTTCCCCGTTCCCGTTTCTTCAGCGGTTTCTTTACTTCAGTTGAGATCTCGCCTTGGGACAATTTTGCTATTCAGGGTGAATACGACGGTAAAGATTTCAATGCCGGCCTCAAGTATTCCTACAAGAATTTTGGCATCCGCCTTGGCGCGGAAGCGGTTGAAGACATGGCCAAAGGCTCCGAAGGCAACGGATATGAAAACAACCTCCGCATTGCCCTGGGGCTTTCATACCTTTTCGACAGATACTCTGACAAGAACGCCACGATACGCCCGGATTTGAGCCTCTACGCCACCAGCATCGGCACCGAGCCTGTGGTCGTTACCACGGAACCCGTGGCTGTGGCGCCCACTGAATCTGGCAAACCCTCTGAGGTCGCCATTGTAACTCCCGGCACCCAGCTTCCCACTCCAGGCATTGTTGAAGCCAGCGCCTACAAAGAGCTTTCCCCGGAAGTGAAAGACTTGCTGGCTGAGTTGCGACTCCTTCGCGAAGAACGCCAGAAAGCGCAAAAGGCTTTGGAAGATTTGCGCAAATGGCTGCAGGAGCTCAAGGAAGAAAATCAATAA
- a CDS encoding GWxTD domain-containing protein translates to MVKAAKLTLLLILLAPFLPAQEIIFEHYDTGVDLWVLIPYNSLVFKADVTESRYQLVMELKNTKTKKTLSFDQTFVVPKRDWLQDTAIPVTFSAEISPGNYQADLRLRNLTQGDKIDLRRNFSLEDAYTEIGQPYFLLRKEGVTFQPAVLSPLPIPVDSCILTQKFSLAADSLHIAGISGARVFNSPPGSYTADLTEQTNADSLSGLRLSIYEGNICYDMEPFLYDQWFYYNARYSYKDQIQQLRYIATQNEWKSLRAVPDEKMHEVIDKYWQVHDPSPGTLRNEARESFYKRVITADERFTIHKRLQGWKSDRGRIYIKYGEPDEVHSEVHPLDLHPYIVWIYYNQNLEFIFADTGGFGQYKLRNKDEEY, encoded by the coding sequence ATGGTAAAAGCGGCTAAACTGACGCTGCTGCTGATTCTGCTGGCCCCGTTTCTGCCAGCCCAGGAGATCATCTTTGAGCATTACGATACGGGAGTCGATCTGTGGGTTCTGATTCCCTATAACTCACTGGTATTCAAAGCTGACGTAACCGAATCCCGCTACCAGCTGGTGATGGAACTGAAAAATACCAAGACGAAGAAAACGCTGAGTTTCGACCAAACCTTCGTGGTGCCGAAACGTGACTGGCTGCAGGATACCGCCATCCCTGTGACCTTCAGCGCGGAGATCAGCCCGGGAAATTACCAGGCCGACCTGCGCCTGCGCAATCTCACCCAAGGCGATAAAATCGATCTGAGGCGCAATTTCAGCCTGGAAGATGCCTACACCGAGATCGGACAGCCCTATTTCCTGCTCCGCAAGGAGGGTGTTACTTTCCAACCCGCGGTTTTAAGTCCTCTGCCAATCCCGGTGGATAGCTGTATTCTCACCCAAAAATTCAGCCTCGCCGCGGATAGCCTCCACATCGCGGGTATTTCTGGCGCGCGCGTATTCAATTCACCGCCAGGCTCTTACACAGCCGACCTGACCGAACAGACCAATGCCGATTCTCTGTCCGGCTTACGCCTTAGCATCTACGAGGGCAACATCTGCTACGACATGGAGCCCTTCCTCTACGACCAGTGGTTTTATTATAACGCGCGCTACAGCTATAAAGACCAAATCCAGCAACTGCGCTATATCGCCACACAAAATGAATGGAAAAGCCTGCGGGCCGTTCCGGATGAGAAAATGCACGAAGTTATAGACAAATACTGGCAGGTACACGATCCGAGCCCGGGAACCCTGCGCAACGAAGCACGCGAATCCTTTTACAAGCGCGTGATCACAGCCGACGAACGCTTCACCATCCATAAAAGGCTGCAGGGTTGGAAGAGCGACAGAGGTAGAATCTACATCAAATACGGCGAACCGGATGAGGTGCACAGCGAAGTGCATCCCCTGGACCTGCATCCATATATTGTCTGGATTTATTATAACCAGAATCTAGAGTTCATCTTCGCCGACACCGGTGGTTTTGGCCAATACAAACTAAGGAACAAAGATGAAGAATACTAA
- a CDS encoding T9SS type A sorting domain-containing protein: MRKMIFMAVLLVCWATVWAGHPARPRLPEAGFDPTPRQFLAALSGTRGMDCLLHQCYEDGWIDTWRQEAIYDSLGRIGCINHYWASNPGDPLELAGRTLFEYSDDGQAQHVTEEYYYEGAWYPSWELLYEYENGMPQEINYNLNMYEGMIHRQTIFIYWPDTNILKRVVEFTYGYESPVPSVIIYDYAMDSASRPSEILVSRIDADWDQWYVQERRNYVYHNDDQTTHESYLRQLEFSYLGTLSCFFVGVQPSKLLEERVFHPGANGTWSERYRWFHSYNSDGFLNTIENFVRLYPWDPEIWNLSQYKDYTYQQGYPIAETTFSPNYGEEEFMPQYRYCMGYQEIVPAEDPAMPGVGVALSVYPNPFNPSAGISFRLETAGHIEISVYNLKGQKVRTLLEAKKSAGTHQTFWDGKDGAGRSLAAGIYLIRLSSGKESRTVKAVLAK; the protein is encoded by the coding sequence ATGCGCAAAATGATCTTTATGGCAGTATTGCTTGTCTGTTGGGCAACGGTTTGGGCAGGCCATCCGGCAAGGCCGCGGCTTCCCGAAGCCGGTTTTGACCCCACTCCCCGGCAGTTCCTGGCCGCGTTGAGCGGGACGCGGGGTATGGACTGCTTGCTGCATCAGTGTTACGAAGACGGATGGATAGACACGTGGCGCCAGGAAGCCATTTATGACAGCCTTGGCAGGATTGGCTGCATCAATCATTATTGGGCTTCGAACCCGGGTGACCCGCTGGAATTAGCTGGCCGGACCCTCTTTGAGTACAGCGACGACGGCCAAGCCCAGCATGTGACCGAAGAATATTACTATGAAGGGGCATGGTATCCATCCTGGGAACTGCTGTATGAATATGAGAACGGCATGCCGCAAGAGATCAACTACAACTTGAACATGTATGAGGGGATGATACATCGTCAGACCATCTTCATCTACTGGCCTGACACCAACATCCTGAAACGGGTGGTTGAATTCACCTATGGTTATGAATCACCCGTGCCGTCCGTAATAATATATGACTATGCTATGGATTCTGCCAGCCGGCCGAGCGAAATATTGGTATCCAGAATCGATGCCGATTGGGATCAGTGGTATGTACAGGAACGCAGGAACTATGTTTACCACAATGATGACCAGACCACCCATGAATCTTACCTGCGCCAGCTGGAATTTTCATACTTGGGGACCCTATCGTGCTTTTTCGTCGGGGTTCAACCCTCCAAGTTGCTGGAGGAAAGGGTCTTCCACCCAGGCGCCAATGGCACCTGGAGTGAGAGGTACCGCTGGTTCCACAGCTACAATAGCGACGGGTTTCTGAACACCATTGAAAACTTCGTCCGGCTCTATCCTTGGGACCCTGAAATCTGGAACCTGAGTCAATACAAAGACTATACTTACCAGCAAGGCTATCCCATCGCGGAAACGACCTTTTCTCCAAACTACGGGGAAGAGGAATTTATGCCTCAGTACAGATATTGCATGGGATATCAGGAGATCGTTCCAGCCGAGGATCCCGCAATGCCCGGAGTGGGCGTCGCGCTGAGCGTTTACCCCAATCCTTTCAATCCCAGTGCCGGAATCAGTTTCAGGCTGGAAACGGCTGGCCACATCGAGATTTCGGTTTACAACCTCAAAGGCCAGAAAGTGCGGACCCTGCTGGAGGCCAAGAAAAGCGCCGGAACGCATCAGACCTTCTGGGACGGCAAGGACGGGGCGGGAAGGTCTTTGGCCGCTGGGATTTATCTTATCAGGCTGTCCTCCGGAAAAGAAAGCCGCACTGTGAAAGCCGTTCTGGCCAAATGA
- the mutM gene encoding bifunctional DNA-formamidopyrimidine glycosylase/DNA-(apurinic or apyrimidinic site) lyase: MPELPEVQTVLDGVAKELKGKEILGLDCFYPGTVVKDPELPEKVFPARFLSHHRRGKYMILDLEGGISVIIHLRMTGKLVTDKAVSGTSVHERACFLLSGMGKLHFIDIRTFGKIVLCKTGNLGKFMPELGIEPLSDEFDGAHLQKILKGRKTPVKNALLDQRLIAGLGNIYACEILYRAKIDPATPAGRLSLPRLKKLVAETKSVLREAIAMNGTSISDFRRVDDKTGQFQNFLRVYQKDLCPQGHKIAKIKQGGRGTFYCPVCQK; the protein is encoded by the coding sequence ATGCCAGAATTGCCAGAAGTGCAGACTGTTTTGGATGGAGTGGCTAAGGAACTGAAAGGCAAGGAGATACTTGGACTGGACTGTTTTTATCCGGGTACGGTGGTGAAGGATCCAGAATTGCCTGAAAAGGTGTTTCCGGCCAGATTCCTGTCCCACCACCGGCGCGGGAAATACATGATCCTGGATCTGGAGGGCGGGATCAGCGTTATCATTCACTTGCGGATGACGGGAAAACTGGTCACGGACAAGGCCGTGAGCGGCACTTCGGTCCACGAGCGGGCCTGTTTCCTTCTCTCAGGGATGGGAAAGCTCCATTTCATCGACATCCGCACTTTCGGCAAAATCGTACTCTGCAAAACCGGGAATCTGGGCAAATTCATGCCGGAACTTGGAATCGAACCGCTCTCCGACGAATTCGACGGCGCGCATCTGCAGAAAATCCTGAAGGGCCGCAAGACACCGGTCAAAAACGCGTTGCTAGACCAAAGGCTGATCGCCGGGCTGGGCAACATCTACGCCTGCGAGATCCTCTACCGGGCAAAGATTGATCCCGCCACCCCGGCTGGCCGGCTCAGCCTGCCCCGGCTGAAAAAGCTCGTGGCGGAAACAAAGTCCGTACTGCGGGAAGCCATCGCTATGAACGGAACCTCGATCTCTGATTTCCGCAGGGTGGACGATAAGACCGGCCAGTTCCAGAATTTCCTGCGGGTTTACCAAAAAGACCTCTGCCCGCAGGGTCACAAAATCGCCAAGATCAAGCAGGGAGGGCGCGGGACCTTTTACTGCCCGGTTTGCCAGAAGTGA